A window of Thermosynechococcus sp. NK55a contains these coding sequences:
- a CDS encoding photosystem II high light acclimation radical SAM protein has product MSPRVLYVRLPCNPIFPIGVVYLADYIHKQLPSIEQRIFDLGTVPPLDFRPALAQVIDEFRPTHLVFSWRDIQIYAPVGGRGGNPLQHAFEVYYARNPLVKLRGAIGGLRVMSAYYGELWRNLNLIRLGLHHAKRHHPEVTTIVGGGAVSVFYEQLGSQLPKGTIVSVGEGETLLHKVLTNQPISGERCYVAGVDKPRDRLIHEWPTPIEKTACNYDYIETIWPEFEYYLQGGDFYIGVQTKRGCPHNCCYCVYTVVEGKQVRINPAEEVVAEMHQLYNRGVRNFWFTDAQFIPARKFIPAAIALLREILKAGMNDIHWAAYIRADNLTPELCELMVQTGMNYFEIGITSGSQELVRKMRMGYNLRTVLQNCRDLKAAGFNALVSVNYSFNVIDERPDTIAQTIAYHRELERIFGADNVEPAIFFIGLQPHTHLEEYALERGILRPGYNPMSLMPWTAKKLLWNPEPMGSVFGEVCLAAWRLNPNDFGRTVMDLLEERFGRAPLAAALSAPLEEPPLVHR; this is encoded by the coding sequence ATGTCGCCGCGTGTCCTCTACGTCCGTCTCCCCTGTAACCCGATTTTTCCCATTGGGGTTGTCTATCTTGCAGACTATATTCATAAGCAATTACCAAGTATTGAGCAACGGATTTTTGATTTGGGGACAGTGCCGCCCCTCGATTTTCGGCCTGCCCTCGCCCAAGTCATTGATGAGTTTCGACCCACCCATCTGGTTTTTTCTTGGCGAGATATTCAAATCTATGCCCCGGTGGGGGGACGGGGGGGCAATCCCCTGCAACATGCCTTTGAGGTCTATTACGCTCGCAATCCTTTGGTGAAGCTGCGGGGAGCGATCGGGGGTCTGCGGGTGATGAGCGCCTACTATGGTGAACTTTGGCGCAACCTCAATTTAATCCGCTTGGGACTCCACCATGCCAAGCGTCACCATCCAGAAGTCACAACCATTGTCGGTGGCGGCGCAGTGAGTGTCTTCTATGAGCAGTTGGGCTCTCAACTGCCTAAAGGCACCATTGTTTCCGTTGGCGAAGGGGAAACGCTGCTGCACAAAGTCCTAACGAACCAACCCATTTCCGGGGAGCGTTGCTATGTTGCGGGTGTTGACAAGCCCCGCGATCGCCTCATTCACGAATGGCCAACCCCCATCGAAAAAACCGCCTGCAACTACGACTACATTGAGACCATTTGGCCGGAATTTGAGTATTACCTTCAGGGGGGCGACTTTTATATCGGGGTGCAAACCAAGCGGGGCTGTCCCCACAACTGCTGCTACTGCGTCTATACCGTGGTTGAAGGCAAACAGGTGCGCATTAACCCTGCTGAAGAAGTCGTCGCTGAAATGCACCAGCTCTACAATCGCGGTGTGCGCAACTTTTGGTTTACCGATGCCCAGTTTATCCCCGCTCGTAAATTTATCCCCGCCGCGATCGCCCTGCTGCGGGAAATCCTCAAAGCAGGCATGAATGATATTCACTGGGCGGCCTACATCCGTGCCGACAACCTCACCCCCGAGCTGTGTGAGCTAATGGTGCAAACGGGGATGAATTACTTTGAAATCGGCATCACCAGTGGCTCCCAAGAACTGGTGCGAAAAATGCGCATGGGCTACAACCTGCGAACAGTGCTGCAGAACTGCCGTGATTTGAAAGCCGCTGGGTTCAACGCCCTTGTCTCTGTGAATTATTCCTTCAATGTCATTGATGAACGCCCCGACACCATTGCCCAAACCATTGCCTACCACCGCGAACTGGAACGCATCTTTGGTGCAGACAACGTTGAGCCAGCCATTTTCTTCATTGGTCTGCAACCCCATACCCACCTTGAGGAATATGCCCTCGAGCGCGGCATTTTGCGTCCTGGCTACAACCCCATGAGCCTCATGCCGTGGACGGCCAAAAAACTGCTTTGGAACCCGGAACCCATGGGATCCGTCTTTGGGGAGGTGTGCCTTGCGGCTTGGCGACTCAATCCCAATGACTTTGGCCGCACCGTGATGGATTTACTGGAGGAGCGCTTTGGCCGTGCCCCTTTGGCGGCGGCCTTATCTGCTCCTCTTGAGGAACCTCCTTTGGTGCATCGTTAA
- a CDS encoding DUF1830 domain-containing protein, translated as MPQIFDPVPSDSCDRILCCYVNATSKIQVVRITNIANWYFERVVFPGQRLVFESPRAGQLEVHSGMMASAILSDTIPCSELLVQEGGDNFFPSDPASQQRLELLNETPAPATEKVMIP; from the coding sequence ATGCCGCAAATCTTTGATCCCGTCCCCAGCGATAGTTGCGATCGCATCCTCTGCTGTTATGTCAATGCCACCAGCAAAATTCAGGTGGTACGCATTACAAATATTGCCAACTGGTATTTCGAGCGGGTGGTTTTCCCGGGGCAACGACTGGTGTTTGAATCGCCACGGGCAGGACAGCTGGAAGTTCACAGCGGCATGATGGCGAGTGCCATTCTCTCCGACACGATCCCCTGTAGTGAGTTATTGGTGCAAGAGGGGGGAGATAATTTTTTTCCGAGTGATCCTGCCAGCCAGCAACGGCTAGAATTGCTCAATGAGACTCCGGCACCAGCGACTGAAAAAGTGATGATCCCTTGA
- a CDS encoding RibD family protein, whose protein sequence is MSQPRPISRPYTTAILASSLDGCLARADARGQRIASAYDFQHLEQQVAQVDAVLFGATTLRLGGTAMRLQSSHLIAEREHQGRSPQPLQIVCSASGELDLNLPFFRQPIPRALLTTEKGASRWQGSTAFDHCWCTRGEAIDWPQAFAHLQASGVQTLAVLGGGQLFASLLQIAAIDELWLTLCPLLLGSAAPRLYPEEIPCSGRLSLLNVLPVGNEVYLHYRLSYP, encoded by the coding sequence TTGAGCCAGCCCCGGCCCATTTCCCGCCCCTACACGACTGCAATTTTGGCCAGTAGTTTAGATGGCTGCCTGGCTCGGGCCGATGCCCGCGGTCAGCGCATTGCCTCGGCCTATGACTTTCAGCACCTGGAACAGCAGGTAGCGCAGGTGGATGCGGTACTCTTTGGGGCAACAACACTGCGTTTGGGGGGGACAGCGATGCGCCTTCAATCTTCTCATCTGATTGCTGAGCGCGAACATCAAGGGCGATCGCCCCAACCCTTGCAAATTGTCTGCTCTGCTAGTGGTGAACTAGACCTCAATCTTCCCTTCTTTCGCCAGCCGATTCCCCGTGCCCTACTGACGACCGAGAAAGGCGCCAGCCGTTGGCAAGGATCCACTGCCTTTGATCACTGTTGGTGCACTAGGGGAGAGGCGATTGACTGGCCGCAGGCTTTTGCCCACCTTCAAGCCTCTGGGGTGCAAACCTTGGCCGTGCTGGGGGGAGGACAGCTTTTCGCTTCCCTGTTACAAATTGCTGCCATTGATGAATTGTGGTTGACCCTCTGCCCACTCCTCCTTGGATCGGCAGCCCCTCGCCTCTATCCAGAGGAGATCCCCTGCTCAGGGAGGTTAAGCCTCCTGAATGTCTTGCCGGTGGGCAATGAGGTTTATCTCCACTATCGTCTTAGTTACCCTTGA
- a CDS encoding HAD family hydrolase, with protein sequence MVQLWCQGHCFRPIAAVIFDKDGTLADVAHYLRVVAIARAVKIAEPFPNLKESLLQAFGVIGDHLDPTGLQAVGTRQENLIAAAAFVATQGIPWIAALERANAAFGEADREFSAKAPLTPPLPGVIELVQRLHRLGCALAIISSDRTSEIEAFLDTYHLKPFFQLWQGADELPTKPDPQVFLRACDRLGVRPEQTVVIGDADSDGLMAQRGGAAASIGVTWGWHRPPALNYCDCILASPLEIQIRSDEN encoded by the coding sequence ATGGTGCAGCTATGGTGTCAGGGACACTGTTTTCGCCCTATAGCAGCGGTGATCTTTGACAAGGATGGCACACTAGCCGATGTTGCCCATTACCTGAGGGTGGTGGCGATCGCCCGTGCTGTGAAAATTGCCGAACCCTTTCCCAATCTTAAGGAGTCGTTACTTCAGGCTTTTGGGGTGATTGGTGATCACCTTGATCCAACGGGGTTGCAAGCTGTGGGGACACGGCAGGAGAACCTGATTGCCGCCGCCGCCTTTGTGGCCACACAGGGAATTCCTTGGATTGCTGCCTTAGAACGGGCCAACGCTGCCTTTGGGGAAGCAGACCGAGAATTTAGCGCCAAAGCACCGTTAACCCCACCCCTACCGGGGGTCATTGAGCTAGTGCAACGGCTCCATCGGTTAGGATGTGCCTTGGCAATTATCTCTAGCGATCGCACCTCAGAGATTGAGGCTTTTTTAGACACCTATCACCTGAAGCCCTTTTTCCAACTCTGGCAGGGGGCAGATGAGCTACCCACGAAGCCCGATCCGCAGGTATTCCTGAGGGCGTGCGATCGCCTGGGGGTGCGGCCCGAACAAACCGTCGTCATTGGGGATGCCGACAGTGATGGCCTCATGGCACAGCGGGGAGGCGCAGCGGCCAGCATTGGTGTCACCTGGGGTTGGCATAGACCACCAGCGTTGAATTATTGTGATTGCATCCTTGCCTCACCCTTGGAGATCCAGATCAGGAGTGATGAGAACTAA
- a CDS encoding aminodeoxychorismate/anthranilate synthase component II: MIIVIDNYDSFTYNLVQYLGELAREFPIAGDLRVFRNDKISLDEVAALAPAGVVISPGPGRPADAGISEALIRSYAGQLPILGVCLGHQAIGEVFGGKVTLAPTLMHGKTSEIYHKGVGVFQDLPQPFSATRYHSLVIDRDSCPEVLEITAWTEDGLIMGVRHRQYPTLEGVQFHPESILTTCGKDLLRNFLRRLSSPPL; encoded by the coding sequence TTGATTATCGTTATTGACAACTACGACAGCTTCACCTACAACCTTGTCCAATACTTAGGGGAGCTAGCGCGGGAGTTCCCAATTGCTGGGGATCTGCGGGTCTTTCGCAACGACAAGATCAGCCTCGATGAGGTTGCTGCCCTTGCCCCTGCGGGTGTCGTGATTTCTCCCGGCCCTGGTCGCCCTGCGGATGCGGGGATTTCCGAAGCCCTGATCCGTAGCTATGCTGGACAACTGCCCATCTTGGGGGTTTGCTTGGGACATCAAGCCATTGGCGAGGTTTTTGGTGGTAAGGTGACGCTCGCACCAACCCTGATGCACGGCAAAACGTCGGAAATTTACCACAAGGGTGTGGGGGTATTTCAAGACTTGCCTCAACCCTTTAGTGCCACTCGCTACCACAGCCTCGTCATTGATCGCGACAGTTGCCCCGAGGTGTTGGAAATTACCGCTTGGACGGAGGATGGCCTAATTATGGGGGTGCGCCACCGCCAATATCCGACGCTGGAAGGGGTGCAATTCCATCCCGAGAGCATTCTCACCACCTGCGGCAAAGACCTGCTACGGAACTTTTTGCGACGGCTGTCCAGTCCACCGTTGTGA
- a CDS encoding MBL fold metallo-hydrolase, giving the protein MERRQFLRLAQVGAIASLGGHWAAHAQGGSLSLQWFGHTCFLFTGSGQRVLVNPFRPLGCTKGLRPPRVTADIVMISSRLLDEGYIQGLPGRPKLLLQPGSYKVNGLSIQGIRTSHDRVGGFRFGINVVWRWQQGGINLLHMGGIAMPITVEQRILMGQPDVMIVPVGGGAKAYRAEDAKAAIEVLQPRLVIPCHYRTAAADPNNCDLAGLEDFLKVMEGTPVRRSGGAALSLSAANLPQKTTIQVLSI; this is encoded by the coding sequence ATGGAACGGCGGCAGTTCTTGCGTTTGGCTCAAGTGGGCGCGATCGCCAGCCTTGGTGGACACTGGGCAGCCCATGCCCAAGGGGGTAGTCTCTCGCTCCAGTGGTTTGGCCACACCTGCTTTCTCTTTACCGGCAGTGGTCAGCGGGTACTCGTCAATCCCTTCCGCCCCCTTGGTTGCACCAAAGGATTGCGGCCTCCCCGCGTCACCGCTGATATTGTCATGATTAGCAGTCGCCTCTTGGACGAGGGCTACATCCAAGGCTTACCCGGTCGGCCTAAACTGCTCTTGCAGCCAGGCTCCTATAAAGTCAATGGTTTAAGTATTCAGGGCATTCGTACCAGTCATGATCGTGTTGGTGGCTTCCGCTTTGGTATCAATGTGGTTTGGCGCTGGCAGCAGGGGGGCATCAACCTCCTGCACATGGGCGGCATTGCGATGCCCATCACCGTCGAGCAACGCATTCTTATGGGTCAACCTGATGTCATGATCGTGCCAGTGGGAGGCGGTGCCAAAGCCTATAGGGCTGAGGACGCCAAGGCGGCCATTGAAGTTTTACAACCGCGTTTGGTTATTCCTTGCCACTATCGAACCGCTGCCGCTGACCCCAATAATTGTGATCTGGCGGGGCTAGAGGACTTTTTGAAAGTCATGGAGGGAACCCCAGTTCGCCGCAGTGGGGGTGCTGCCCTCAGTCTATCGGCAGCCAATCTGCCCCAGAAGACCACTATTCAAGTCCTCAGCATTTGA
- a CDS encoding ABC transporter ATP-binding protein: MIQVEHLTKVYGTTIALRDVSFSATSGEILGLLGPNGAGKTTTMRILAGYLPATSGTATIAGYEVHTDPMAVRQRIGYLPENPPLYTEMTVAGYLHFVARIKGVSAGDRPQRVEYALKSCGLWDQQRTIIRKLSKGYRQRVGIAQAIVHDPPAIILDEPTVGLDPRQIIEVRNLIKNLAGQHTVILSTHILAEVSMTCDRAVIIHKGEVAGVGKLDELLQRLSSNYTYDLELAGDRAQIQSLLQQLPELQQITWENRPLQGRQQLQVSSPSEIGADLASLLVQNGVQLFEMRRSRANLEEVFLKLTTDEPTAEPSDATEEAHA; this comes from the coding sequence ATGATTCAGGTCGAACACCTGACCAAGGTTTACGGTACAACCATAGCCCTACGGGATGTCAGCTTTTCAGCCACTAGTGGTGAGATTCTCGGTCTCCTTGGCCCCAATGGCGCCGGTAAAACCACCACAATGCGGATTTTGGCGGGGTATTTGCCGGCAACCAGTGGCACTGCAACCATTGCCGGTTATGAAGTCCACACAGATCCGATGGCAGTGCGGCAGCGCATTGGCTATCTGCCAGAAAATCCCCCCCTCTATACCGAAATGACGGTGGCGGGCTATCTGCACTTTGTGGCTCGCATCAAGGGCGTCAGTGCGGGCGATCGCCCCCAGCGGGTAGAATACGCCCTCAAAAGCTGTGGTCTCTGGGATCAGCAACGGACAATTATTCGCAAACTCTCGAAGGGCTACCGGCAGCGGGTCGGCATTGCCCAAGCGATCGTTCACGATCCGCCAGCCATCATCCTGGATGAACCCACGGTGGGTCTGGATCCGCGCCAAATTATTGAGGTGCGCAACCTGATTAAAAACTTGGCAGGACAGCACACAGTGATTCTTTCCACCCATATTTTGGCGGAAGTGAGCATGACCTGCGATCGCGCCGTGATTATCCACAAGGGCGAAGTGGCAGGGGTAGGCAAGCTAGATGAACTGCTGCAACGCCTCAGCAGTAACTACACCTATGACCTTGAACTGGCAGGCGATCGCGCCCAAATTCAATCCCTCCTGCAACAGTTGCCTGAGCTGCAACAGATTACATGGGAAAATCGCCCTCTTCAGGGACGACAGCAGCTTCAGGTCAGCAGTCCTTCAGAAATTGGCGCCGATCTTGCCAGTCTCCTTGTCCAAAATGGGGTGCAACTCTTTGAAATGCGCCGCTCCCGTGCCAACCTAGAGGAGGTGTTCTTGAAGCTAACGACCGATGAACCCACCGCAGAACCCAGTGATGCCACCGAAGAAGCCCATGCTTAG
- a CDS encoding ABC transporter permease: MLSVSLHGLRVLLANILAIYRRELQSYFSTPFYYVIAGVFWLLSGLFFLTVMTTIISQVAQQDLLQQQFGAPRQAIDVPKLIFESFLGLLGSISQVILPMLSMGLYTEERKRGTLELLATSPITNWCVATGKLLAVLTFYTTLLLPVVVYQFVALRQSTPPLSLWLILAGNGGLILLAAAVLSLGMFLSSLTDSTILAAILGFAVLLILWVLDVLAKNTGGNLSDILTYLSPLEHFTNLSRGIFRTSSLFVFGSYVFLGIFLTAQSIDAFRYQRN, translated from the coding sequence ATGCTTAGCGTTTCCCTCCACGGGCTGCGTGTCCTTCTTGCCAACATTCTTGCCATCTATCGCCGTGAACTCCAAAGTTACTTTAGTACCCCCTTCTACTATGTGATTGCGGGGGTGTTCTGGCTCCTCAGCGGCCTGTTTTTCCTCACTGTCATGACGACAATTATTAGCCAAGTGGCTCAGCAGGATTTGCTCCAACAGCAGTTTGGAGCGCCGCGCCAAGCCATTGACGTGCCCAAGCTGATTTTCGAAAGCTTTCTTGGACTCCTAGGCTCCATTTCCCAAGTTATTTTGCCGATGCTCTCAATGGGACTCTACACCGAAGAGCGTAAACGCGGCACCCTTGAACTGCTAGCCACCTCGCCGATTACGAACTGGTGTGTGGCAACGGGTAAGCTCCTAGCAGTGCTCACCTTCTATACCACGCTTCTGCTGCCCGTGGTTGTCTACCAATTTGTAGCCCTGCGGCAGAGTACGCCCCCCCTCTCCCTTTGGCTCATTCTCGCGGGCAATGGCGGATTGATTCTCTTGGCGGCGGCAGTTCTCTCCCTTGGGATGTTTCTCTCGTCCTTGACTGATAGCACGATCTTGGCAGCCATTTTGGGGTTTGCTGTGTTGCTGATTCTTTGGGTGCTGGACGTCTTGGCTAAAAATACTGGCGGAAACCTCAGTGATATCCTCACCTACCTCTCACCCCTAGAGCACTTTACCAACCTGAGCCGAGGCATTTTCCGCACCAGTAGCCTTTTTGTTTTTGGCAGTTACGTTTTCCTAGGCATTTTCCTCACAGCCCAGTCCATTGATGCTTTTCGTTACCAGCGCAATTAG
- a CDS encoding Gldg family protein produces MKRFALGSPERWTTVFLWAAPLFIIAGLSAGLVTNRWNWLPLGLLALGGIALLLWLIQQSRVSTGFWGRRSTQTNANAILTVVAVIALLGIINFLADRYSVEIDLTENRAFTLAAETRDVLQNLGQPVQVLVFDANAASRDRLLLEQYRRQAHNRFSFQFIDPQEQPALAKKYNVTQVGQVIVVAGEKTQRIDEDLSESNLTPALIRVTSDRTIRAYFTTGHNELPLTGGAASLSEVAKLLEQREVKLLPLNLLETGRIPEDANVIVVAGPRQPFLRLEQDLLKEYLNRGGSLLLMLDVDVNAGLDDLLKNWGLTLDNRWVIDGSGVGQQVGLGPDTIIVTTYGNHPITERFAQGPSVFPRAQAIRINPVKDDNIVEIALSGSQTWAETDWKSGNLEFTEGVDTKGPLPIGVAITRQLSDNPPKEARLVVFGDSEFATDGVIAYQGINSDLFVNSVLWLGDRDQKALSIRPRQTTNRRLQLNVTTSRWLEIISVFLLPLIGFGSAVFVWWRRR; encoded by the coding sequence ATGAAACGCTTTGCCCTAGGCTCACCCGAACGATGGACCACGGTATTCCTGTGGGCGGCGCCACTGTTCATCATCGCTGGGTTGAGTGCTGGCCTCGTCACCAACCGCTGGAATTGGCTGCCCTTGGGTCTTTTAGCCTTAGGGGGGATTGCCCTGCTGCTATGGCTAATCCAGCAAAGTCGGGTCTCCACAGGGTTTTGGGGACGGCGTTCCACCCAAACAAATGCCAATGCTATCTTGACTGTGGTTGCGGTGATTGCGCTATTGGGCATCATTAACTTTTTGGCCGATCGCTACAGTGTTGAAATCGATCTCACCGAAAACCGTGCCTTTACCCTAGCGGCAGAAACCCGTGATGTTCTGCAAAATCTGGGTCAGCCGGTGCAGGTGTTGGTGTTTGATGCCAATGCTGCCAGTCGCGATCGCCTGCTGTTGGAACAGTATCGCCGTCAGGCTCATAACCGCTTTTCCTTTCAGTTCATTGACCCCCAAGAGCAACCCGCCCTTGCCAAAAAGTACAACGTGACTCAAGTGGGACAAGTGATTGTTGTTGCCGGTGAGAAAACCCAGCGCATTGATGAAGACCTTTCCGAAAGCAACCTCACCCCCGCCTTGATTCGCGTCACTAGCGATCGCACGATCCGCGCCTATTTCACCACAGGACACAATGAACTCCCCCTCACTGGTGGGGCCGCCAGCCTCAGTGAAGTGGCCAAACTCCTCGAACAGCGGGAGGTGAAACTCCTGCCCCTGAATTTGCTGGAGACGGGGAGAATTCCCGAGGATGCCAATGTGATTGTTGTCGCTGGACCCCGGCAGCCTTTTTTACGCCTTGAGCAGGATCTTCTCAAGGAGTACCTCAATCGTGGCGGTAGCCTTTTGCTGATGCTTGATGTGGATGTCAACGCAGGTCTTGATGATTTACTGAAAAACTGGGGACTCACCCTCGATAATCGCTGGGTCATTGATGGCTCTGGTGTGGGTCAGCAGGTGGGACTTGGGCCCGACACAATTATTGTCACTACCTATGGCAATCACCCCATTACTGAGCGCTTTGCCCAAGGTCCCAGCGTCTTTCCCCGAGCGCAAGCCATTCGCATTAATCCTGTAAAGGACGATAACATTGTTGAAATTGCCCTTTCGGGCTCGCAAACTTGGGCAGAAACCGATTGGAAGTCGGGCAACCTTGAATTCACCGAAGGCGTAGATACCAAAGGCCCGCTGCCGATTGGCGTGGCTATTACCCGTCAGTTGAGTGACAATCCACCGAAGGAAGCCCGCCTAGTGGTCTTTGGAGATTCGGAGTTTGCTACCGATGGCGTGATTGCCTATCAAGGGATTAATAGTGATCTCTTTGTCAATTCCGTACTCTGGTTGGGCGATCGCGACCAAAAGGCACTCTCGATTCGTCCTCGCCAAACCACGAATCGCCGCCTTCAACTCAATGTCACCACCAGTCGTTGGTTAGAGATTATCAGCGTCTTTCTCTTGCCCCTTATCGGGTTTGGTTCTGCCGTCTTTGTCTGGTGGCGGCGACGCTAA
- a CDS encoding chloride channel protein: MARASCPYPRLLLYALIIGLLGGCVATAFYLGLKLGFALLWGTEPNQVSIGTWAHLYPYIPLVTAFGGLLVGLSVKFFGAKGEIAAAIAELHHEGRFSYRFLPGMALASGLSLLFGSSAGPESSMIDINGGLGTWLAARLHLSPDSTRILTLCGMAAGMGVFFESPLGATLFVLELPHRRSLEFYEAILPALISAVAGFTLFRVITGTTIGGIYRFPTYDSLRPEDIGFAVLIGIIGAAVGTLFVFLDRQIQRWLTPYRQYPLLLIVAVGFLIGLIALIHPITLFYGERQIEQVIQVVNRYSIGILLRVAFFKLLALSLCLRGGFRGGVVFPLFFVGACVGMAVHQALPNTPLSVALAGMMAAVTVVVTKTPLGLAIILTVISHTTMLPLITIATLTSYLLTLPIAWIPSQRSRRDPPDP; this comes from the coding sequence ATGGCAAGAGCCTCCTGCCCCTATCCCCGTTTGCTCCTGTATGCCCTAATCATTGGTCTTCTCGGCGGCTGTGTGGCCACGGCTTTTTATCTGGGTCTCAAGCTAGGGTTTGCGCTGTTGTGGGGGACTGAGCCTAACCAAGTGAGCATTGGCACGTGGGCACATCTCTATCCTTACATTCCGCTGGTTACGGCCTTTGGCGGCTTGCTGGTGGGTTTATCGGTCAAATTCTTTGGGGCAAAGGGGGAGATCGCGGCGGCGATCGCAGAGTTACACCATGAGGGTCGGTTCAGTTATCGCTTTCTACCCGGTATGGCATTGGCTTCTGGCCTATCCTTGCTATTTGGCAGTAGTGCTGGCCCTGAAAGTTCAATGATTGACATCAATGGTGGCTTAGGCACTTGGTTGGCAGCTCGTTTGCATCTATCCCCAGATAGCACCCGCATTCTCACCCTCTGTGGGATGGCAGCGGGCATGGGCGTGTTTTTTGAGTCGCCCCTTGGTGCAACGCTATTCGTTTTGGAACTCCCCCATCGCCGTAGTCTTGAGTTTTATGAGGCAATCCTGCCAGCCTTGATTTCTGCTGTTGCTGGGTTTACCCTTTTTCGGGTGATTACAGGCACAACCATTGGCGGCATTTACCGCTTTCCTACCTACGATAGCCTGCGTCCTGAGGATATTGGCTTTGCAGTGTTGATCGGCATCATTGGCGCAGCCGTGGGAACGCTCTTTGTCTTTTTAGATCGGCAGATTCAACGCTGGCTGACCCCCTATCGGCAATATCCTCTCCTCTTGATCGTGGCAGTGGGGTTTCTGATTGGCTTAATTGCCCTGATTCACCCAATCACGCTGTTCTACGGTGAGCGCCAAATTGAACAAGTCATCCAAGTGGTGAACCGCTACAGCATTGGCATTTTGCTGAGGGTTGCCTTCTTTAAGCTCCTTGCTCTGAGTCTTTGTCTGCGGGGAGGGTTCCGTGGGGGGGTAGTCTTTCCCCTATTTTTTGTAGGTGCTTGTGTGGGTATGGCTGTGCACCAAGCACTCCCGAATACGCCCTTGAGTGTGGCCTTGGCTGGCATGATGGCGGCAGTCACGGTGGTGGTTACCAAAACGCCTTTGGGCCTGGCGATAATTCTGACGGTGATTTCCCATACGACAATGCTGCCCCTGATTACGATCGCGACTCTAACCAGCTATCTATTGACCTTGCCTATTGCTTGGATCCCCAGCCAGCGATCGCGCCGGGACCCCCCTGATCCCTGA
- the psbA gene encoding photosystem II q(b) protein — translation MTTVLQRREQLNLWEQFCSWVTSTNNRLYVGWFGVLMIPTLLAATICFVIAFIAAPPVDIDGIREPVAGSLLYGNNIITGAVVPSSNAIGLHFYPIWEAASLDEWLYNGGPYQLIIFHFLIGVFCYMGREWELSYRLGMRPWICVAYSAPVAAATAVFLIYPIGQGSFSDGMPLGISGTFNFMLVFQAEHNILMHPFHQLGVAGVFGGALFSAMHGSLVTSSLIRETTETESQNYGYKFGQEEETYNIVAAHGYFGRLIFQYASFNNSRALHFFLAAWPVIGIWFTALGISTMAFNLNGFNFNHSVVDAQGNVINTWADIINRANLGMEVMHERNAHNFPLDLASAESAPVAMIAPSING, via the coding sequence ATGACGACTGTTTTACAACGTCGCGAGCAACTGAACCTGTGGGAGCAATTTTGTAGCTGGGTCACCAGCACCAACAACCGCCTCTATGTGGGCTGGTTCGGCGTGTTGATGATCCCCACTCTGCTCGCTGCTACCATCTGCTTCGTGATTGCTTTCATCGCTGCTCCCCCTGTGGACATCGATGGCATCCGTGAGCCTGTCGCCGGCTCTTTGCTCTATGGCAACAACATCATTACCGGTGCCGTTGTCCCCTCTAGCAACGCCATTGGCTTGCACTTCTACCCCATTTGGGAAGCTGCCTCCCTCGATGAGTGGCTCTACAACGGTGGCCCTTACCAACTCATCATCTTCCACTTCTTGATCGGTGTCTTCTGCTACATGGGTCGGGAGTGGGAACTCAGCTACCGCCTTGGGATGCGGCCTTGGATCTGCGTGGCCTACTCCGCTCCTGTGGCTGCGGCTACCGCTGTGTTCTTGATTTACCCCATTGGTCAAGGCAGCTTCTCTGACGGGATGCCCCTCGGTATCTCTGGTACCTTCAACTTCATGCTGGTGTTCCAAGCGGAACACAACATCCTCATGCACCCCTTCCACCAACTGGGTGTGGCCGGTGTCTTTGGTGGTGCTCTGTTCTCCGCCATGCACGGTTCTCTGGTGACCTCCAGCTTGATCCGTGAAACCACTGAGACCGAGTCTCAAAACTACGGTTACAAATTTGGTCAAGAGGAAGAAACCTACAACATCGTGGCTGCCCACGGTTACTTTGGCCGGTTGATCTTCCAATACGCCAGCTTCAACAACAGCCGTGCGCTGCACTTCTTCTTGGCGGCTTGGCCTGTGATTGGCATCTGGTTTACTGCCCTGGGTATCAGCACCATGGCCTTCAACCTCAACGGTTTCAACTTCAACCACTCCGTTGTGGATGCTCAAGGCAACGTGATCAACACCTGGGCGGACATTATCAACCGTGCCAACTTGGGGATGGAAGTGATGCACGAGCGCAATGCTCACAACTTCCCCCTCGACTTGGCCAGCGCTGAGTCTGCTCCTGTGGCAATGATTGCGCCGAGCATCAACGGCTAA
- a CDS encoding DUF751 family protein, producing the protein MDGFWENVLRYQRYFVTVLLGVVWNFVEPLVPLFKRPLSAIALIGLMAGLLTFVALTLRAMLGLTAA; encoded by the coding sequence ATGGATGGCTTTTGGGAAAATGTCCTGCGCTACCAACGGTATTTTGTTACGGTTCTATTGGGCGTAGTATGGAATTTTGTTGAGCCATTGGTGCCTCTTTTTAAGCGTCCGCTGAGCGCGATCGCCCTTATTGGCCTCATGGCGGGACTCCTCACGTTTGTGGCACTGACGTTACGAGCAATGTTGGGTTTAACCGCCGCATAA